CCTGGTGCTCTATGTGCATCCTGCAGAGTCTGATTCATAGTGCCTGTCCCTGGGCATTCTATAAACAAATATCTTTCTGTATATCGCAGAGAACTTCAACAGTGTGAATTCAGACATATTAATCTGTTATGGTAAAAGGCTAAAGAAATGGAGACCAAGCTGTCTGCCATTTTACTGGATACAATCTCAGATCAGAAAATTGACTTACACCTGAGGCTGCCCACTGACTGCAATACCGGCTAGCCTGAGACCTACGTGAAATTTGCGGCAGTCCATCTCTCCTTACCCTCAGGTTGCAGTGCAACTTCTGCACTGATCACTGCCATCTCCTGCTGTAATGGGAGATTGAAACAGCATCATGGACCTCCCCGCAACCTGCACCCAGACTCCAAACCAGAAGGCTTCTAAAGCTTTATCCTGTGGGAATGTTAACTGTAAACAGGGTCTCctgaagggaagagagagacaatgaCTTATAGGGACTGAGAGATGTACATTCAAATGCAAGCTCTAGATTTTCTGGGTCTGGTAAGACCAGAGCAATGTGAATTAGGAGTTTGCACAGGAGCTTTGCGCCTCTACATAAAAGGAACATGCTAAAATTTAGCAACCAATGGTTTTAGCTCTCAGATGCAGCATCTCTTCAAAAGGAAGGaaacataccttttttttttttttttagatatggAGTTTTGGGTTAAATGTTTTTGAGgaagagatttattttaaaagatttaggTAGCTACAAGTACATACCAGTAATCTCTCTTTACAGATTAGACTTGGAATAGCAAAACTTCTAGTGATTCTACTTTGTATCTGAAGAAATTACTTTCCTTAATGCCTAGTTTGTTCATATAAAGTCTGTTGGCAGTGCAGTGACTTTGTGATGAGCCCTTATCCAATCCAGACAGACAAGCTGGTTCTTTATTTTTTCTCCACTGGTTCTAGTGTGAAGTATggggcaaaaggagagagaaccGATGGGCTAGGCCAAGCCAAGCatcctttaaaatgaaaaagcctTTTCACAGAATTATAGTTTCTTACTTACATGCAGCATTCTAGTTATGGATCACTATAAATGCAAATCCTCAAAGCCTTGTTTAGGAGATTACTGTGGTAGTGGCGAAGTGGGGAGTGAGTTGCTGGCACAGGTGACTGTCAGGGTATTttcagttagggggagggagcttttaaaatatttttggatggtgaGGGAAGCAGCTAGAAATCAAATTGTTCCTATTTAGGATTTTATCTACTCTCTCAAACCAAAATCCTATGACTTGCTAGATCCTGTGCTAAGGAGCTTTTCTGGTGAAGGGATCTCTTTCCTCCTAGCCCAAAAAGGTCTTGTCCAAAGCCATATCTGCCACTTTTAATCATTATCATGTGAGCACCATGATTACTAGTATACCAGGTGCAATGCCTGCCATCAATCCCCATCAGGAGGCATTTGTACAGCTCAGCACCAAAGATGCCGCCCCATTTACAATTgtattttgagatctgtcagttagccagtttttaactAATGTAATGTGTGCCACTGTCGATTTTGTATCCTTCTAgattcttaatcaaaatgtcatgaagtacaaaatcaaatgccttacagaagtctaagacTTGAAGTCAAAGACACTATTACCTTTATGAACCAAATCtacaatctcataaaaaaaatatCAGATTAGTGTGACAGGATTTGTGTTCCATAAATttatgttgattggcattaatcaatcaagaattaaaggaggataatataattaagtcccatatcagccactctcCAATATTTTGCCTGTGATTGATTTCATAACTTTTCTAAAGAGATCAGAAAAAACACCACTTTCAATTAGCAAGGACCTCTTGGATTATTCCCTCCACCTTAACCATTAACCTAAAGAGGTAGAGACAAGTGAGAGAGGAAATGGGAGGAAGACAGCCAAAAGAAGGAAAAAGGTGGAGGGAGGATAAGGATCCAAGACGAAAGACTGAGTCTCCAAGGCGTGCACCGGACAACAGAATTTGACCCTACTCAGTATTTTTTGGTACTAGGTCTTTTGCATTTTGGCTTAAGCCGGCCTCTACGGTGGATCTCTTATTTGTCAACCTTTGCACTACATTTATGTTATACCCCAGTTAATGTGCAGGTTAGTAATTAGGCCAGCGAGGAGAGTTGCTGTTTGAGCATAAAGAACCTGgcttgatggctgtgtctagtagGCTGAAATACTGTCTAATTTAAGGATAGTCTACAGAACTACTGTTCTCAATGGCCATCGTTAATCGGAGCATCCTTGCTAAAGACGTGGAACTTAAGAGTGGATGGACTGGAGCTGAATCTTCCACTATAAATTATTGTGAATCCTGctccctttttaaagaaaaatagcgTTTGCTGAATATGAGCTAGACCTTTCAAACTGTGACATCTGCAATTCCATTTTGAGGCAGGTCTCAGATCAAGAACAAAGTATTCTCCATCTgtgagggtgaccagatagctGAGAAATCTATGCCTCAGATAGGAAGGACCCAATTCTCTCTAGGGACATAAGCGTTTCACATCACTACAGTAGCATAAAGTTGGTAGAAGTGGCCCTGAGAGACTATCTATTGTGTAAGGGAGTGTCTCTGCTGTCAGAGCAGCTCAACACTCTTCCCCTTCCAAGCCTCTGGGTAAGGACCAGAGAATACTGGAccttgggagggggaagagaaggggtcaTAGCACACTGCACTCCAACTATTCTTGGCTGCCTCTGACCATTGAGGCTGTTCTAATTTACACTGGGGGCTGGGTAGGCCCTTGCACAGCCTTAGAACAGACTAAGTCACATTTGCTTCCCACTTCCCTATTGAATCAGAACTTCTGAGAATCAGGGTAAAATAGCCAAGCTTCCTGGAACCAGATCTTAGCAAGGTGAGTTCAGCCCTTCCGAAAATGGGCCTGGATTAATGCAAAGTTACTGTAATTCCAAAATATGACAATACCTAACCAAAGATTTCACAGTaagtactgcctcaactttctccacATAAGCCACAAAATGCTTCAGCAACAGAAATGTGCAAATGGAGGAAGCTGCTGCAGTTTAGCAACTACACAAATGAGTCTTACATTTGGCTTCCAGAAAAGCAAGAGAGTAAAACTCCATCAAGTGGCATTCTTCAGACCTCCTCACACAAGTGATATTACCTTATTTCCAAACACCTCCAACCATATTAAAATGCTCAAAACAGCAGCCTGTCAAATCACCAAGTTTAGTATTAAAGAAAAGAATCAGGACAGCTAAAAGCAACTAACACAAAACTCCAAACACTGCAATGAGCTTTTTAATTACCTTCTTTAATGAACTAGAGATAAtgacttatttttaaaacaaaaatagcatTAACAATAACATTTGTTTGTAGTAAATTGCTGGACCAGTCAGGGCTGGATCAAAATTCTTAACTTTGTCCTATGGGACTGGGTGAATGCAAAGTTGCTGTAATTCCAGAATATTCAACACTTAACTACGCTCATTAATACAACACTATATGAGTCTGGGCTGCCACCTTAAACCCATTTATAAAAGGAAAGTTGGGACAGATGCACCTGCCGAGCAGGTACCTGGGCTGGCTTCTTTTGGTTTCTGCCCCAGACCTGATGTGTTGTATTTCTATGGCATTGACTCATGCCACTAGGAGCCACTGGTGCACAGGCTAAGAAGCCACTGTACGCTGATGAAGTAAAACGGACAAGCAACAGTATTTGCACACGATGGAGCCTTACTGCAGTGGCAAACCACCACCAAAATCCAAAGCCAAGTGATATGCATGTGGAAACAAATTAGGAAACAGGCCTTTGAAAAAGGGACAGGCCAGACTGAAAGAGGTTGGATCCAGGATAAGTGCAACAACCTGAAATAAATGCCTTTGAGTATGCAGAAGCGGTGCCATATTTCCCAGGGTGGGTGAGAAGTCCTAGAATGTGCTTCCTGAGAGGAGCTCCCCTCTGGCTGAATGCTGGGCCCATACCATTAAGAGCATTTCAGTCTGAGGGCTTTGAAGTAAAGGAAAAGCACTGCATTGCTCAGAGACAAGGCAACACTGTCAGGTCAGTAAAACAGTCTCCCTTTAGATACACCCCCATCCATCAAACTTACAATCTTCCTTTGCAGTTCTGATCCTGGAAAGCTCTAATAGCAGCTGAAGAGACCCAAGATCAGCATCTCTCTGAAATATACTACGAGTTCTTTCTGGGGTGGTGGATACAGAAGAGAGGGCAGAGAACATGCAACCAGCACTGAAATGATGGACAATTCCAGGGATGCTGCATTTAGTGACAGCTTCTGTTCAAAAGGAATTAAGTTATCCAAATCTGAACATTAGCCCCCACCATCAGCCCTGACTCTCCCAGccccaatgagagagagagagagaatgacaggGATAGTTTGTGAAGCTCAGTAGTCTGTGGTTAGGACATAGGACAaacagctggggcagggaagtgggggaggttcTTTGATTGTACATGAAGATTTTCACATGTTGGTGCTCATTCGGGACTGGCTGTTAGCTGGAGTGAGCTCGCCTTGGCTACCTTCTCGTGGAGGAGACTGCAATAAGAAAACCAAAATACAGCCCTGGTTAATGATGGCCTGGAACTGCCCCTGCACCAAGGCTCTAAACACAGAACACTCCCAAAGAGGGCATGCTCAGCACAAGTAAACCATACAGCAGGGTAGTGGCATTCTCAGCTCAGCCTTCCCTCTTTCCCAGCAAGAATTGGGTGGAGGGAGTGGGTCCTACACACCAGGAGCACAAAGCTTGTTTATTTAGTTGCAAATAAATCTTATGTTTCAATCATTTTTCTGTTAATAAATCATTCactatttttacaaaaaaatttgttattcacaaatatttgcactacaGTTTACAGATTATGGGTGTTTGCAAACTATTCACTTCAGCTATTCAAggtgtgtgattggtcacctaactTGAATCAAATACCCATTCAGAACTTGAATGCCATTTGGCACATAGATACCACAGGGATGAGCGTACTATGGCAGCATCAACAGAATCCCGTGAACACTTTATACAGCAGTCAGCCTGCTCTCTCCAGGGCACTGTCCTGCAGAACCATCTCTTGGGCAGGATTGCTCCAGTCAACGTATGTATTTCAATTTCCCTCATGAAAATAAAAGTTATGAATAATTAAATCCCTTGTTGTAATTTAACCAGCCACTCACCTACTGACTGGAGTAAATAGTAACTAGGATCTGTCCTGCTAGCTGCAAGCTCCATTCTCTAACATTCTCAGAATCCATCCTCTTGTGGGTAAAGAAAACCTCTTTCCCCAGAGTCCCTAGTCACCAGCTTTTACCCCTCTGTACCACATCATCCAAATGGTTACCGTTTACCTCAGATTCTATGACAAAGGGGCCCTTTGCTCACCTTGACGTGTATCTGGTTGCGCAGGACTGCTGCCCGCAGGATCATGGCTTTGGCACGTCGCTGGAACTCTTTGCCCATTAATAAGGACTTTTCAAAGGTGGTGCTGCGCTGATCTACATCCCGAGCATAAAGAATCTGTAACCAACAAGAAGAACTCAACACGGGAACTGGAAATGGGCTCAATTACTAGGAAGCTCCTTCCACACAACAGACTGGAAGGAATCTACAGGAATCAAACCCTTGACATATCAGCTAGGCAAACACACCCTCACTACAGGCAAATGCAACTTCAACCAGTATTCCAGGGGCAAAGAGAGGGAGAGTGAAGCTGAGTTCTTCAGGAGCTCATCATTAAAAAGTAATGCTCCTGCTGTATTAACCAAGATGGTGGTACAGGAAAGGTGATCAGAGATCTTTAATACTGCATCCCTAGCCAGCTGTTAGCGTCAATCCGCAGCCTAGCACTTGCCATCAGAAACAAACTGAGGTGTGGGGACACTCACTTTGCTATGAGAATCTATTCTGGCATTGATCAGTCCTTCCAGGATCAGCTGGGTCAGCTCATCCTCCAGCGCTGCCACTGTGGTGTTAAATGCTGTAGCCATCTTGCGCATGTCTGCTGACACATAGGGGCTGAAATACTAAGAACCAGAAAATACAGTCAGTTCCAGGttcatccacccccacccccactcctttgAAACTTTATGGTGAAAGATAGGTCCTACCTCTAACCCTTACCCATTCCATGGTTTGCATGGAAATGTTACCTGGATAAGGGCACGATTTCGGATCTGCGTGTAGAGTGTCCTCACGTGAGGTGCCAGGTACATATCCAGCAGCAGGTTATCCTATGCAAAAGAAAGAGCAAAATATTAGAAGCTAGAGCAGGAAGCAGGCTGgataaaaataatgattttttttaaataattttttaaaattttaactaaCAAAAAAactcttaaaatttaaaataattattttacacGTTGCTAGTCCTTTATTTTGTTCCCATTTTATAATCTTAACTTGCTACAATGAATGTTTTGACCTTGTTCCTTAgaagatctggaaaaaggggtaaacagtgaggtggaaaaatttgcagatgatacaaaattactaaagatagttaagactgaggcagactgcgaagagctacaaaaggatctctcaaaactgggtgactgggcaacaaaatggcagatgaaatttaatgttaataaatgcaaagtaatgcacattggaaagcataatcccaactatacatataaaatgatggggtctaaattagctgttaccactcaagaaagatcttggagtcattgtggatagttctctgaaaacatccactcagtgtgcagcgacagtcaaaaaagctaacagaatgctgggaataattaagaaagggatagataataggacagaaaatatcatgttgcctctatataaatccatggtacgcccacatcttgaatactgtgtgcagatgtggtcgccccatctcaaaaaatatatattggaattagaaaaggttcaaaaaagggcaacaaaaatgattaggggtatgaaacggcttccgtaggaggagagattaataagactgggacttttcagcttggaaaagagaccgctaaggggagatatgactgaggtctataaaatcatgacaggtgtagagaaagtagataaggaagtgttgtttactacttctcataacacaagagctaggggtcaccaaatgaaattaataggcagcaggtttaaaacaaataaaaaggaagtatttcttcacacaacacacagtcaacctgtggaactccttgcgatatggtcttggccttcacaacatcctaacagggttcaaaaaagaactagattaattcatggaggataggtccatcaatggctattagccaggatgggcagtaatggtgtccctagcctctgtttgccagaagctggaatgagtgacaggggatggatcacttgatgattacctgttctgttcattccctctggagcacctggcattggccactgttggcagacaggatcctgggctagatggacctttgatctgacccagtagggccattcttaagAGTTAcagattttacaaacattttttcctttctatAAAAAGACCACCACAAATTCACACATGAAATTAATGATCAAGTAGACCATCAATGTTATTTTTGGAACCAGCACCACCTTCCCATATATTGAAACTTCCATAAGGCAAGAAAGCTGAAATGCTTTGACCAGGCTAGACTCCATCAGGGTTTTCTGTCTAAAATCAATAAGATTTGTGCTCTTATGCCCCTTGGAGGttgttgaaaatcccacccttagctACTGAGATATGTTCTCACACTGCAGTTGTTGATGAGGCCACGGACTTGGATTTTCAGTATAATTGTGCATTTTCTTGGCAGAAAAAAAGTCAATGCAAAGTCTGAAATTTTAGTAACAGTCCAGCAACTAATTAAAGGAACAAGGACAAAACATCCACTGTAAGAATTTAAGTCTATAGAATGGGAAGTAAAGAACTAGCAACATGTAAATAaagatcaatttaaaaaaattaaatcctgaTTTTTATTCACTGCCACCTAGAACCAAGAAGCAGAGCAGAAAAGTCCAACATGAAACACCTACAACTTCAGACAAATTTGAACGTACGTTGCTTTTCTTAAGACAAAAGAGAAGAACCCTCAGGCCCTGTgtcaccctctcccccacacatcACATGGAAACCTGAGCTCCCACATccccctgcttcctcccctcccaggactTACTTTCATCTCATCCAGCATCTTCAGGCATGAAGCATATTTGGATTCATAAAACTTGAAGATGATGTCACGCACCTGAGGCTCCAGCTCTAAGAACAGTTTGAAGGAGCTGTAGACACACAGCAGTAGTCAGATGCTGGGACCTGACATTGACACACCCCACCACACAAACACTACCACCCCAATGCCTGGCTATGAACACTCTCCTCACTGCCCTATGATGCTCCAAGTGTTAACACTCTAGCAGCCTGGACAGCCCATTTTCTCAGGGGCTGGGATGGACTCAGCATAGCAAAGGTGCCAGGGTCACTGAAAGCCAAGAGCCTCCTGCTAAAGCCTGTACTGGAGGTCCCCTTCCATAAAATATAGGAAAGTATGTGGAGTGGGGCAGATCAGGACCAAAATAGCATCAGTACTCTCAGGGTTGGGCAGCACCAGGCTGCACTATGCTAACCAGCGCTCGGCATCCCTTTTGCGAACACGACCTTTACTCACAGTGTGCTGAGAAGCAGGGTAGGGCTCAGCATAATAGATTTTAATCCACAGAGGGGACAGATCTCTCCAGGGAGTCCAGCACCTCCAAAGTCCCTCCCACAAATCTCTGCATGCTGTGGACCTCTCCCTGCAAGCCACCTGCCTGTCATGCCAGGGAAGCTGGTTGGTTAGCAGAGAGAGGACAACTCTTTTACCCCCTCAATTTAGGATTGACGCACCCTTATCAGTTAGGGGGTTATTATATTGGATAGTTGTATGGCTATCATGAATATCCAGAGGTATAATTAATgacaaattttggaagggatattaaacatCCCACTTCAAGATTTAAGCCAATCTTTAACTACTAATGTGGGTGTAGATTATCCCACAACTACTACCGAGAAGTTCTTACACcatcctttgaagcatctggtgctggccactgtcaagAGAAAGagactgagctagatggacctttgtacGATCCATTCTGACAATTCCTAGGTTGCTATTATGAAAGTCTCATCTGTGACTAAACTGGTGCCTTTTCATAGAGAAATCCCAACTAACATTTAAGGTTTAGATACCTAACTAAGTGGGGTTCTGGAACTCATGCCTCACCTCCAACCAGAGACCATTCTTGAGCAAAGCTCCAGTATCCATCCCTCAAACTCCTCCCCAGGCATCACCCACCTGCTAGAGATGACATTGCGTTGCAGTTCCTGACGGTCAAAAGTGGCCAGTGCACAGAGGCCACCATACACAGCCACGTTACTGGGAGATAACAgctagagagggacagagatcGAGACCAGAACTGAAGTATCATTGAATGCTGTAACATGGAGCAAAGCAGAGCtaagcccccagacccaaccctCCCACATCAAGAATACAGGTTGACCCTTGACAAATACAGTGGGACCAAGTGAAAAACATGGACACTCCCCAAATCAGGCTTCACTCAGACCCCAAAAGCTGGAATAATGCCCAGCAGCCAGCCTTTCAATTCCGTTATCTGAACTCCCCTAAATTCAgttctctgctccaccacagacttcctgtgtgaccttgggcagattcctttgtaactcagttcccccatctgtaaaatggggataatcctgTTTGCCaaatacattacagattgtgGGCTCAGATACTACCGTGATGGGGGCCCATAAGTACCTTACACAGACAGATACTGTACATAGCTTCCCCTCTGacccctgcacacagccccctcTTGGTCCTCTTACCTCAGGGAAGTCACAGTGGTCAAATGAGGCCAACAAGAAGCACTTTGCTGCCTGCTTGTATTTCCGAGCTGCTAGTTCAGCTAAGCCTAGGAATCAGACTTAGTTAGTTCTTTGTCCACTACCATACATGTACTAGTTAGGACATAAATAAGAAATATGGAAGAGTGGAGTGGGCACCAGGAACCCGAGGAGTTGCTAGAGCCCCACAGTTTCAGGGAAGCAGACACTATCAGTTAAGTAAGTGACATTCTAGAGACTGAAATGAACTGCCCTAAGGATCCTGGGCTTGGAAagtttggggaggggcaggaaccagTCAGGGATGGGAACTCCAGGATGGTTCCCTGCTCAAAACTTGTCAACTGTGTTTGCGTCCTGCCAAGAGAACGTGAAGTACAGAGACCAGTGAGAACATTCTGAGCACTCCTTGGCTGGGTGAGAGGCATTCTCGACTTCAGTAAAGCCCCAGGAATGGCAAACGGGCGAGAAGACTGCCCGGTGGCATCCAGGAAGCAGAGGAGCTCACTCACCTGCTGCACACTTCAGCTTGGTGAGAATCGCCTGTGTCTGGCTGTCCCTCTCTCCTCTTTGCTAGAGGGTGAAAGGAGCAGGAGTGAGTGACTTGTACAGATCCCTTAACCATACTGGGGGAAGCCGATCTGCTTTGGGAGCTCCCTTACATCTCAGCAGCAGGATCCCCGGATAGCCCTAGGGATATTAAAACCCAGGAACCCATTTGGGAATGTAGGCAGCATTCTCAACAGGAAGGTAGTTTCACCCCACTCCCTTAGGGAAGGCCACAAGGACACCATTCACACAGTGCCCAGCCTTTGGCTAATGGCAAACACGGGACAGAGGTGGTCAAATGAGAGGTAAAGTGCTCCAGGCACAAGTCATTGTGGAGATAAAAGGGGCGGTCAAGCCCAGAGAAGAGAGTATACCAAGCAGCGGGATGGGACTGACAGTCTGATTAGCTGGAGAACACTGGCTTGTGTGTGAATTTGGGCAATGAGGGAAGGAAACATGCATGGAGCAAGTCCAATAGAGAgtgagggaaggaagaggggaggTCTGGCCAACCGTGACTGAAGAGGTACAGAGCAGACAGAGGAAACATCTGAGAACTGTAAGGGAAAGAAACCTCTTACCTCTGCAATTTCTGGGGTGGACTCTGCCTTGCTTACGTAGCTCAGAACGTGGGACCAATTCTGAAGGTAAACGCTAACCTGCAAGGAGGCAATCAGACATACAACAGTGCAATGGAAGCAAATCAGAGCACAAGCAAATAGTGCTACCTGCTGGCTGACCAACGTCATTTCAGAGATAGAAAGGTGTAACTCATCTATGTGAGAGGGACTCCTCTGTGGATTGTACGATTCCCTCGCTGCATGGCTCCCTACCTTAATGACATTGAGGCACATGTTAATGACGTGCTTAGCGCTGGTACAGTAATCACGGGCTCGTGAGTAACACTTGAGGGCATTGCTGAGGTCCCCACAGTCAAGGTAGTGATCACCCAGGTCATCGTGGCCTCTCCTGGAGAGAAGGATGAGAAGAGCAGTGAGCTGCATACTCAGGCAGAAAATCTCAGAAAAGTGCAAGGTTCCGTTTGACTGT
The window above is part of the Natator depressus isolate rNatDep1 chromosome 14, rNatDep2.hap1, whole genome shotgun sequence genome. Proteins encoded here:
- the GPS1 gene encoding COP9 signalosome complex subunit 1 isoform X2; amino-acid sequence: MPLPVQVFNLQGAVEPMQIDVDPQEDQQNAPDINYVVENPTLDLEQYASSYSGLMRIERLQFIADHCPQLRVEALKMALSFVQRTFNVDVYEEIHRKLSEATRELQNTPDAVPDGGIEPPPLDTAWVEATRKKALLKLEKLDTDLKNYKGNSIKESIRRGHDDLGDHYLDCGDLSNALKCYSRARDYCTSAKHVINMCLNVIKVSVYLQNWSHVLSYVSKAESTPEIAEQRGERDSQTQAILTKLKCAAGLAELAARKYKQAAKCFLLASFDHCDFPELLSPSNVAVYGGLCALATFDRQELQRNVISSSSFKLFLELEPQVRDIIFKFYESKYASCLKMLDEMKDNLLLDMYLAPHVRTLYTQIRNRALIQYFSPYVSADMRKMATAFNTTVAALEDELTQLILEGLINARIDSHSKILYARDVDQRSTTFEKSLLMGKEFQRRAKAMILRAAVLRNQIHVKSPPREGSQGELTPANSQSRMSTNM
- the GPS1 gene encoding COP9 signalosome complex subunit 1 isoform X1, translating into MRDSSAPSSASSSVTDLYCTPHNSRSDLFLPSTAGDFSLSASLSACTLLYEGAVEPMQIDVDPQEDQQNAPDINYVVENPTLDLEQYASSYSGLMRIERLQFIADHCPQLRVEALKMALSFVQRTFNVDVYEEIHRKLSEATRELQNTPDAVPDGGIEPPPLDTAWVEATRKKALLKLEKLDTDLKNYKGNSIKESIRRGHDDLGDHYLDCGDLSNALKCYSRARDYCTSAKHVINMCLNVIKVSVYLQNWSHVLSYVSKAESTPEIAEQRGERDSQTQAILTKLKCAAGLAELAARKYKQAAKCFLLASFDHCDFPELLSPSNVAVYGGLCALATFDRQELQRNVISSSSFKLFLELEPQVRDIIFKFYESKYASCLKMLDEMKDNLLLDMYLAPHVRTLYTQIRNRALIQYFSPYVSADMRKMATAFNTTVAALEDELTQLILEGLINARIDSHSKILYARDVDQRSTTFEKSLLMGKEFQRRAKAMILRAAVLRNQIHVKSPPREGSQGELTPANSQSRMSTNM